CTATGTCGATAAAGTTGCTGAAAAGTTAGAAATAGAAGACCACATCTTTAAAGGAGAAGATGATGGTGAAAGCATGGCAACACTTGCCGATTCAACCATTGGTTCAAAGTTAGGTGATAAAATATTTTACAGTAGCGTAACAATAGTTTTAATCTCTAAAGGAATGAAAGAAGCTTTCAAGGCAGATAAAGACCAATGGATTCCTTGGGAAATATCTTATTCATTAAAACAACAAGATAGACAAGGTCAAAAAAGCAAAACCAATGGAGTTATAGCAGTTGTGCTACCTGATGAACAAGGCAGTTATGACTACTATATTACAAGAGATGAAGAATGTAATTGTCGGTCATTAAATACTCCTATTCTCTTTGAAATACTTAGAGAAAATATGTTCAATGTAAAAGTCCCTAACAGACGACTTTGCAATGGCAGTTATGTTTACACAGGCGATGCTTCATATATCCCTTCAATAAAATGGGAGGATTTTATTATTAAACCTTCAACATACATTGATAAGGCAATAGAATTGAGAGATAGAAAAGAAGAATTTGAATTAAGAAAAAATTTATAAAAAAAATAAAATGGCAGAATTACACGTAAGCAAGAAAAGTATCAGCAAACTGTTTAGCGAAATGCAAAACAGAAAATTCATCATACCCGATTTTCAACGGCCATATAAATGGAATGTAGAAAAATGTGAGACTCTTTGGAATGATATTGAAAATTTCACTGTTACCGATGCAAAAATAGGTGCAGATTATTTTCTTGGAACAATTGTTTCCTACATTAACGAAGATAAAAATCAGGAAATCATTGACGGGCAGCAAAGGATAACTTCTTTCTTTTTGCTACTTCGAGCATTCTTTAGAAAGTTAGAGGATATGCCACAAGATGACCAAGTAATTGGTTTGAAAACTAAAGTAGCACCTTGTATTTGGGATACTGACCGTTTTTCAGGAAAAGTAGTTGACCCTTCGTCTATACACATAATGTCATTAGTGGCAACCGAAGAAGACAATGATACTTTCCATAAGATATTAGAAACTGGTGAAGCTAGTGAACTAGCTACCGACAACTATTCTGTAAACTATCGTTTCTTTAAAAAGCAATGTGATGAATATGCAACAATGAATCCAATGCAATGGAAAGAGCTTTGTGTAACGATTCTAACTCAGTGCATTATTTTACCAATAGAATGCGACACGCCTGAAACTGCCTTAACCATTTTTTCAACTTTGAATGATAGAGGTTTGCCATTAGCGGATTCCGATATTTTCAAAGCACAAATTTATCGCAATCTTGAAACAGAAGCGAAACGCAAAGAGTTTACAACAACTTGGAAAGAGCTAACTCAAATTTGCAAGCAAGCCCACACTTCTATTGATGATGTATTCAGGTATTACACTCACGTTTTGAGAGCACGGAACAATGACAAATCAAAAGAAGTTGGTTTAAGGAAATTCTATCACGGAACAGATCAAAAATATACTCGCTTAAAAGATGTTAATCTAATAACGGAAATAATGGATTTGGCAAATTTCTGGAGATACATCAACATAAGTGTAGAGCCGGAGGAAGAAGTGAATTATGTTATTTCAGATGAAGCAAAAAAGCATTTACATTGTTTGTCGTGCTATCCAAATGAATTTTGGAAATATGCAACAAGTGTTTTCTTTTTGAAAAATAAGGATAGTGCAACTTTTGACCAAGACTTTTGCAAAATGCTGCAAAAATTAATTGCATTTCTGTTTGCTAAATTTATTGATGCACCTTCGGTTAATGCTATCAAAGATGATATTTATAGTGCTTGCATCACTTTACAAAATCAAAACGAACTGCAATTTAGAATTACATTGAACGAAGATTTATTAAAACAACAAATTGATGGACATTCTTCTTCAAGAATTTCAAGAGCATTACTTCTCCTTGATGCTTATTTGAATACAAGTCAAACAAACTTAATTCCTGAAACATTTGACATAGAACATATCTTCCCTAAAAAGTGGCAAGACACAAATTACAATGGTTGGAACATAGAAGATGCAGTTAAATACTTAGACCGTTTCGGAAATAAAATTGTTTTCGAGAAGAAACTAAATATTCAAGCAGGTAACGGCTATTTCGGGGTGAAGAAGCAAAAATACAGTTTATCAAAAATTGCTTGTGTTGTTGATTTAAGCACTTACCATAAAAATGATTGGGTAAAAGAAGATATTGAAGAACGTGAAGTCAATTTTAAAACTAGGATTATTTCATTCTTTACTGAACAATTGACATCAAACTAAATGAAATTCACCGAAGAAAAATTAGAACGTGCATTTACCGAATTGTTGGGGCAAGAAGGATTTCCGCACCACTTGGGAATTACGATTACTCGTAAGCCAGACGAAGTATTGATTGAAGAAGATTTACAAACATTTCTTTTAACGCAATACGCTGGGCAAGGCATTACCGTAAATGAAACCAAATCTATTATTCTTCAACTCAAATCTCTTTCCGCTTCTGACCTTTATGAAAGCAACAAAACATTTTTAAAAATGCTTTCAGACGGTTTCATTCTCAAACGAGAAGACCGCAACCAAAAAGACATTTACATTCAACTTATTAATTATACAGGTTTAAATAAACACCGCCAACCCGAAGCAGACCAGTTAATTTCTATTGCAGCCGAACCCGAAGAAGTTTATCCAGCCGACACTAACATTTACAAATTTGTAAACCAATTAGAAATTGTTGGTTCAGAAAAACGCATTCCTGATGGCATTGTTTATATCAATGGTTTGCCTTTGGTGGTGTTTGAATTTAAATCTGCCATTCGTGAAGAAGCAACTATTTATGATGCTTTCAAGCAATTAACGGTGAGATACCGCAGAGACATTCCCGAACTATTTAAATACAATGCTTTTTGCGTTATCAGCGATGGAGTAAACAACAAGTCAGGTTCATTCTTTGCCCCGTATGAGTTTTTCTATGGTTGGCGAAGAGTAGCAGGTTTGGCAAAAGATGTGGACGGCATTGACAGTATGTTTACACTCATTCAGGGAATGTTTCATAAAAACCGTTTGCGTGATATTATTCGCAACTTCATTTACATTCCTGATAGTTCTAAGAAAAACGAAAAAATTGTTTGTCGCTATCCGCAATACTATGCTGCAAGAGCCTTGTATGACAATATCAAAAAAGCCCAAAAGCCCGAAGGAAACGGAAAAGGCGGAACTTATTTTGGTGCCACTGGTTGCGGTAAAAGTTTCACTATGCTTTACTTGACAAGATTGTTGATGAAAAGCGAATACTTTGAAAGTCCGACCATTGTTTTAATAACCGACCGCACAGATTTAGACGACCAACTTTCGGGGCAATTTACCAATGCCAAAAACTTTATTGGCGACAATACTGTGGTGAGTGTTGAGAGCAGAGCCAACTTAAGAGAATTAATTCAAGGCAGACAAAGCGGAGGAGTTTTTTTAACCACCATTCACAAGTTTACAGAGGACACACAATTGCTTACTGA
This portion of the Saprospiraceae bacterium genome encodes:
- a CDS encoding DUF262 domain-containing protein — translated: MAELHVSKKSISKLFSEMQNRKFIIPDFQRPYKWNVEKCETLWNDIENFTVTDAKIGADYFLGTIVSYINEDKNQEIIDGQQRITSFFLLLRAFFRKLEDMPQDDQVIGLKTKVAPCIWDTDRFSGKVVDPSSIHIMSLVATEEDNDTFHKILETGEASELATDNYSVNYRFFKKQCDEYATMNPMQWKELCVTILTQCIILPIECDTPETALTIFSTLNDRGLPLADSDIFKAQIYRNLETEAKRKEFTTTWKELTQICKQAHTSIDDVFRYYTHVLRARNNDKSKEVGLRKFYHGTDQKYTRLKDVNLITEIMDLANFWRYINISVEPEEEVNYVISDEAKKHLHCLSCYPNEFWKYATSVFFLKNKDSATFDQDFCKMLQKLIAFLFAKFIDAPSVNAIKDDIYSACITLQNQNELQFRITLNEDLLKQQIDGHSSSRISRALLLLDAYLNTSQTNLIPETFDIEHIFPKKWQDTNYNGWNIEDAVKYLDRFGNKIVFEKKLNIQAGNGYFGVKKQKYSLSKIACVVDLSTYHKNDWVKEDIEEREVNFKTRIISFFTEQLTSN
- a CDS encoding TIR domain-containing protein, with product MARNVFVSYKYSDEKVQDLELSEIVDFFGTKMRRKITTTARHYVDKVAEKLEIEDHIFKGEDDGESMATLADSTIGSKLGDKIFYSSVTIVLISKGMKEAFKADKDQWIPWEISYSLKQQDRQGQKSKTNGVIAVVLPDEQGSYDYYITRDEECNCRSLNTPILFEILRENMFNVKVPNRRLCNGSYVYTGDASYIPSIKWEDFIIKPSTYIDKAIELRDRKEEFELRKNL